The Phaeacidiphilus oryzae TH49 region GGTCCACGAGACCTCGCACCTCCTGCTGGAGGCGCCGAACTTCGGCCCGGACGGCCGCTCCCTGCTGCTCAACGGCGCCGGCCGGCTGTGGCGGCTGGAGCTCGGCGACGGGCGGGCGGCGGAGCCGAAGGAGGTGCCGCTGCACGGCGTCCCGCCGATCAACAACGACCATGTCGTCTCACCCGACGGCCGGCACGTCTACCTGTCCGGCATGGACGGCCACCTCTACCGGGCCCCGCTGTCCGGCGGCGCGGGCACCCGCCTGACCGGCGAGGACGGCAGCCTCCACTTCCTCCACGGGATCGGTCCCGACGGCGGCACCCTGGCGTATGTGGCCATCCCCCGCGGCACCGGCGGCGGGCCGGGCCGGCTCGCCCTGATGCCGGCCGAGGGCGGCCCCGGCCGCCTGGTGGACACCGGCGACGGCCATCTGGACGGACCCGAGTACGCGCCCGACGGCCGGTGGATCCTCTTCAACAGCGAGGCGTTCACCACCGCCCCCGGGCATGCGCAGATCGTCCGGATGCCCGCCGGGGGCGGCCCGCTGGAGCGGCTGGTGGACTCCGAGACCGTCGACTGGTTCCCGCACCTCTCGCCGGACGGCCGGTTCGCCACCTATCTGTCCTTCCCCGCGGGCACCCTCGGCCACCCGGCGGACCTGGACGTCACCGTCCATCTGGTGAGCACCGAGGACTGGCGCACCCCGCTGCGGAGCTTCCCGCTCTTCGGCGGCCAGGGCACGCTGAACGTCAACGGCTGGTCGCCGGACAGCAGCCGCTTCGCCTTCGTCTCCTATCCGGTCAGCTGAGCGGCGGAGACCGGCCCGCCGGCGGGGAGCCGACGGGCCGTCAGGCGGAGGTCCGCAACCGGGGCTCAGGCCTCCTCGACGTCCGAGAAGAGCAGCCGCACCCCGCCGGTCGCCAGGTCGAACACCTTGGCCACGAAGGCCGAGGCCTCCTCGGTGGTCACGGCCCGGCTGGCCGCGTCGTAGTCGGTGAAGTACAGGTCGAGGACCCGATAGGCCGGGGTCGGGCTGCCGTCCTCCTTCGGCCAGACCTTGGCGCTCTCGATCCGCGTCACTCCGGGGATCTGCTTCGCCAGCCTGATCTGCTCGCGGTGGCCGGCCTCGAACTCCTCCGGGGACTTCGGGTTCTCGTAGATCGCGGTGATCTTCGTCGGCATGGTTCCGGCTCCTTCTCCGCCCTTACCGGGCCTTCCAGTTGGCATTGTCGGGAATCGACTTGTCGGGCACCACGACCTGGATGAGCGACGGGCTTCTGGTGTTCGCCATCGCACCCGCCACGGCGTCCATCAATCCGCCGTAGGTGTCCACTCGCCACCCCTGGCAGCCGAACACCTCGGCCAGCCTGCTGTAGTTCCAGGGGTGGAGCAGGCATGACCGGTAGAACGGCTCGTCGGAATGGAAGACCGAGGCGTCGGCGAGCCATTGCTCCACGCCGTAGACGCCGTTGTCGATCACGAAGATGATCGGGTCGAGTCCGAACCGGGTCTGCGTCGAGAGGCATTGGGCGGTCATCTGGAAACCGCCGTCCCCGGAGAAGACCATCACCCGCTGGTCGGGCCGCTTCGCCAGGCAGAGTCCGGTCGCGGCCGGCGCGCTGTAGCCGATCGACGAGTACGAGGACTGGACGACGAACCCGCCCGCGCCGACCACCTTGAGCAGCAGGCTCCCGAAGTAGTTCATGCTGGCGTCGGCACCGATGAGGGTGTGCCGGTTGATGTACTGCTGCATGAAGTCGTAGAACCCCTGGTACGTGATCTCGCCCGAGGTGCGCAGGGACGGCACGGTGTAGGTGGTCTTGGTGAGGGTCTTCCACGCCTTGGGCGGGATCTTCGCCGCCAGCAGGCCGTCGACCAGATGCTCCAGCGCGACCTGTCCGGAGAATCGGGTGCCGAACTTGACCGCGTCGAACGAGGCGAACGCGGTCTTGTCGTAGTCCGGGCTCCAGCCCAGCGAGTTGATGTCGGTCAGCCACACGCCGAGGGCCAG contains the following coding sequences:
- a CDS encoding EthD family reductase; this translates as MPTKITAIYENPKSPEEFEAGHREQIRLAKQIPGVTRIESAKVWPKEDGSPTPAYRVLDLYFTDYDAASRAVTTEEASAFVAKVFDLATGGVRLLFSDVEEA
- a CDS encoding TolB family protein; protein product: MTEASADTGMRPRELAPGQRTCVWVAGTDSAPPRLVHETSHLLLEAPNFGPDGRSLLLNGAGRLWRLELGDGRAAEPKEVPLHGVPPINNDHVVSPDGRHVYLSGMDGHLYRAPLSGGAGTRLTGEDGSLHFLHGIGPDGGTLAYVAIPRGTGGGPGRLALMPAEGGPGRLVDTGDGHLDGPEYAPDGRWILFNSEAFTTAPGHAQIVRMPAGGGPLERLVDSETVDWFPHLSPDGRFATYLSFPAGTLGHPADLDVTVHLVSTEDWRTPLRSFPLFGGQGTLNVNGWSPDSSRFAFVSYPVS